One window of the Colias croceus chromosome 5, ilColCroc2.1 genome contains the following:
- the LOC123691934 gene encoding uncharacterized protein LOC123691934, translating to MNGSGLCRTIWTTAVINAVQVRIRKNPVRNRKQLALQMGLSSTTVKKVLNEDLGLRAYCRKTSHLLNTRLKKLRLDKCRALLKRYARKMHRDILFSDEKFFTVEECCNKQNIKVYTHSSEEACQRVSRVQRGHHPLSVMVFLEVSYFSLTEVFFCEKAVKTSVNVYQNMLLTNLAKPPSRNMLKNQHWVFQQDSAPAHKAKSIQSWLAAHQIDIIRHEDWSSSNPDLNPGL from the coding sequence ATGAATGGAAGTGGTCTTTGTCGTACGATTTGGACGACAGCAGTGATAAATGCAGTACAGGTGCGAATAAGGAAAAATCCGGTCCGAAATCGAAAACAGTTAGCACTGCAGATGGGCCTTAGCAGTACCACAGTTAAAAAGGTGTTGAACGAGGACCTAGGACTACGGGCTTATTGTAGAAAAACATCGCATCTTCTTAACACACGCTTAAAGAAATTAAGACTGGATAAATGTCGCGCTTTACTTAAACGATACGCGAGAAAAATGCATCGTGATATCCTGTTTTCAGATGAAAAATTTTTTACCGTGGAGGAGTGCTGCAACAAACAGAATATCAAAGTGTATACCCACAGTAGTGAAGAAGCTTGTCAACGTGTATCTCGAGTCCAACGCGGCCATCACCCCTTATCAGTAATGGTTTTCCTGGAAGTGTCTTATTTTAGCCTAACAGAGGTGTTTTTCTGTGAAAAGGCTGTGAAAACAAGTGTCAATGTTTATCAAAATATGCTCCTGACAAACCTCGCCAAACCTCCTTCTCGGAACATGTTAAAAAATCAGCACTGGGTATTCCAGCAGGACTCAGCACCTGCCCACAAAGCCAAGAGTATCCAAAGTTGGCTGGCCGCCCATCAGATTGACATCATTCGTCATGAAGATTGGTCATCTTCTAACCCGGACCTGAATCCTGGGTTATAA